A stretch of the Uranotaenia lowii strain MFRU-FL chromosome 3, ASM2978415v1, whole genome shotgun sequence genome encodes the following:
- the LOC129753229 gene encoding uncharacterized protein LOC129753229 has product MSALLSVPSLKKESAQGLADLADEFDRHVSLLDKLEGAENHWNSFLIERLSQCLDAATLREWETLVSAFDEYPQYHQLLEFIHRRSRIVQTLKLSQSATTQSENKLTKSRSIVSHVVSDNAPRCACCKQAHFLFQCEQFRALSPQLRFELVKKNGLCINCLKGTHQARNCSSGSCKSCSKRHHSLLHLPPFPSASGSQPAASTNRPVPVHNSAEATSSHSCQMSHLVSNFAESNLSEQNSSASPPDSSFPLSSRVDPFPTPSVVSVDNPPSTACQSAEINTQLQQSIVILSTAVIKVRDADNKYVFARALLDSGSQPSFISEALCQKLRLKRNKLNSPVSGIGQSIVNVRYGVTLAIASRFETFATQLDCLVLPKLTVSLPSHHIDTSRWKIPKHLPLADPQFNISQGVDIIIGAALFFDLLQHQQFSLGSEFPTLQKTVLGYIVCGTLKQTNAEPRELQACHICVDDSLDTQLQRFWEVENFDDGKALTPDEQHCEDHFKTTVSHDDTGRYIVRLPLKEEKVSMLGDSYTAALRRFQQMEKRFAANQDLHHSYSAFMSEYESLGHMELIRDAPRSPQFFLPHHAIQRPESTTTKTRVVFDGSCRGAAALSLNDALYTGPTVQPALFSTVVNFRLPLFAITADAEKMFRQIWVHPDDRKFQQILWRRSPTDPISTYQLKTVTYGLASSPFHAARVLNQLAIDEGSRYPLAVPVIQKGTYVDDIISGHDDHDTMIETCKQLMEMLKSAGFVLRKWASNYKTVLSGVPEEFWETSTELELDRSQAVKTLGLLWFPQEDVFKFKIPALSELDIVTKRIVVSEMSQLFDPLGLLGPVVVNAKMFVQTLWEADLSWDSELAEESALWWKKYRSDIKELSSLQIPRRVLRNTLQQYTIHCFCDASQKGYGCCVYIVSSDEQNQLHSYLLTSKSRVAPLRGQSIPRLELCAALLGSQLVHNLLTNTRITGSVTFWTDSTVVLHWINSRSNCWKVFVSNRVAEIQRLTKGSKWRHISTELNPADRISRGMLASQILHDKLWWHGPEFLSSPVEMWPEGVVSIPFKPELEVEMRPMVSLHAIEENFNIFTRFSELAKLLRVVSYCYRFRKNCKLPENERIPSSLSPEEVDITLKSLIRIAQHQEFPTEVRLHSHTKSGNAVSLASKSPLKNLNIMMDEFGLLRIDGRLKNLNAPFDTRHPILLPANHQLSLLIARSIHLQTLHGGPSLLLATIRQRFWPLRGRELARKIVRQCVICFRCNPTTTNQIMAPLPSVRLKPARAFTYSGMDYCGPFFVRPLFGKGASVKVYVALFVCLVVKAVHLEVVADLSTVACINAVKRFVASRGRVLELHCDNATAFVGADRELRRLRKEFQQQFKSKEWGEFCAGHGIIFRFIPARSPHFGGLWEAGVKSFKYHFRRIMGQKAFSMDQLLTIVAQIESVLNSRPLIPLTDTPDDLSSLTPGHFLIGEPLVSIPEPDLLHLSPSRITRLQDMQRSVQDLWRSWSRDYVSQLHQRSKWRRQTSDVQQGQLVLLKLDNYPPLQWPLGRIIQTITGSDGRVRVVVVKTASGEYKRAITEVAVLPIETSNGEGPSASTSINDVVC; this is encoded by the coding sequence ATGTCTGCCTTACTTTCCGTTCCTTCCTTGAAAAAAGAGTCTGCGCAGGGGCTTGCAGATCTTGCGGACGAATTTGATCGCCATGTATCTCTGTTGGATAAACTCGAAGGCGCTGAGAACCACTGGAATTCATTTCTTATCGAACGATTGAGCCAATGTCTTGATGCTGCAACACTTCGCGAGTGGGAAACATTAGTATCAGCCTTTGACGAATACCCTCAATACCATCAACTTCTCGAGTTTATCCACAGAAGATCGCGAATAGTACAAACCCTAAAGCTCTCCCAATCGGCAACTACCCAATCCGAGAATAAGCTAACGAAATCCAGATCAATTGTGTCACATGTCGTCTCTGATAATGCGCCCAGGTGTGCCTGTTGTAAGCAAGCGCATTTCCTGTTCCAGTGTGAACAATTTCGAGCACTTTCTCCTCAACTCCGTTTTGAACTTGTCAAAAAGAATGGCCTTTGCATAAACTGTCTAAAGGGAACACATCAAGCCAGAAATTGCTCCAGCGGATCCTGTAAAAGTTGTTCGAAGAGGCATCACTCGTTGCTACACCTGCCTCCATTTCCGTCGGCTTCTGGTTCACAACCAGCAGCATCTACTAATCGCCCTGTGCCAGTTCACAATTCCGCTGAAGCAACTTCGTCGCATTCGTGCCAAATGTCGCATCTCGTAtcgaattttgccgaaagcaaTCTGTCCGAACAAAATTCGTCTGCCTCACCACCTGATTCGTCGTTTCCGTTATCGTCGCGTGTCGATCCTTTCCCAACGCCGTCGGTCGTTTCCGTTGATAATCCTCCCTCTACCGCCTGCCAAAGTGCGGAAATAAACACCCAACTACAGCAGTCAATAGTTATCTTGTCAACAGCAGTGATAAAAGTGAGAGATGCAGATAATAAATACGTTTTTGCCAGagcattgctcgatagtggttCTCAACCTAGCTTCATTTCGGAAGCCCTCTGTCAGAAACTACGTTTGAAGCGGAACAAACTCAATTCACCAGTTAGTGGAATAGGGCAATCCATCGTCAACGTTCGCTATGGTGTTACGTTAGCCATTGCTTCACGTTTTGAAACTTTCGCTACTCAGTTAGACTGTCTCGTACTGCCAAAGCTTACCGTCTCTCTACCCAGCCATCACATTGACACCTCTCGCTGGAAGATTCCAAAACATCTACCGCTTGCAGATCCGCAGTTCAACATTAGCCAAGGTGTTGATATCATCATTGGAGCTGCTCTGTTCTTCGACCTTCTTCAACACCAGCAATTTTCCCTTGGTTCCGAGTTTCCAACGCTACAGAAAACGGTCCTCGGATACATCGTTTGTGGCACATTGAAGCAGACAAATGCAGAGCCTAGAGAACTGCAAGCATGCCACATCTGCGTTGACGATAGCCTCGATACTCAACTTCAGAGGTTTTGGGAAGTTGAAAACTTCGATGACGGTAAAGCTCTTACTCCTGACGAACAACACTGCGAAGATCACTTTAAAACTACCGTTTCCCATGACGATACAGGTCGTTATATCGTTCGCCTTCCACTCAAGGAAGAGAAGGTCTCGATGCTTGGCGATTCATACACCGCTGCTCTTCGAAGATTCCAGCAAATGGAAAAGAGATTCGCTGCCAACCAAGATTTGCATCACAGCTATTCAGCTTTCATGTCAGAGTACGAGAGTTTGGGTCACATGGAGTTGATTCGCGACGCGCCGCGTAGCCCACAGTTTTTTCTTCCTCACCATGCCATCCAGCGTCCAGAAAGTACGACTACCAAAACACGAGTGGTATTCGACGGTTCCTGTCGTGGAGCAGCCGCTCTGTCGCTCAACGACGCTCTCTACACCGGACCAACAGTTCAGCCAGCTCTTTTCTCTACTGTCGTTAATTTTCGCCTGCCATTGTTCGCCATTACCGCCGATGCAGAGAAAATGTTCCGGCAGATTTGGGTCCACCCTGATGACCGGAAATTCCAGCAAATTCTTTGGCGCAGAAGCCCAACTGACCCAATCAGCACCTACCAGTTGAAAACTGTTACTTACGGTCTTGCAAGTTCGCCATTTCACGCTGCTCGTGTGCTTAACCAACTCGCTATCGACGAGGGAAGTCGGTATCCTCTTGCCGTACCTGTGATTCAAAAGGGCACATACGTAGACGACATAATTTCTGGACACGACGACCACGACACGATGATAGAAACCTGCAAGCAACTAATGGAAATGTTGAAGTCGGCTGGATTTGTTCTGCGAAAATGGGCGTCAAACTACAAAACAGTTCTCAGTGGCGTTCCGGAAGAGTTTTGGGAGACATCAACAGAACTAGAGCTGGATCGTTCTCAAGCAGTCAAAACCTTGGGTTTGTTATGGTTTCCCCAGGAGGATGTCTTCAAATTCAAGATCCCTGCTCTCTCAGAGCTTGATATTGTTACCAAGCGTATTGTGGTTTCTGAGATGTCTCAGCTGTTTGATCCCCTTGGACTTTTGGGGCCTGTAGTCGTCAACGCGAAGATGTTCGTTCAAACCCTCTGGGAGGCTGATCTATCGtgggattctgagcttgcaGAAGAGTCGGCACTATGGTGGAAGAAATATCGTAGCGACATTAAGGAGCTGTCATCGTTACAAATCCCTCGAAGAGTTTTGCGGAACACACTACAACAATACACGATCCACTGTTTTTGTGATGCGTCGCAGAAAGGTTACGGTTGCTGCGTCTACATTGTATCATCTGACGAACAAAACCAACTGCACTCGTACCTTCTCACCTCAAAATCTCGTGTCGCTCCACTTCGTGGTCAATCTATTCCTCGCTTGGAGCTGTGCGCAGCTCTTCTTGGCAGCCAATTGGTTCACAATCTGCTAACGAACACAAGAATCACCGGATCCGTAACATTTTGGACGGATTCAACAGTCGTTCTTCACTGGATCAATTCCCGATCTAACTGTTGGAAAGTTTTCGtctccaatcgagttgcagagATTCAACGTCTTACAAAGGGTTCCAAATGGAGGCACATATCGACGGAATTGAACCCTGCTGATCGTATTTCCCGAGGAATGCTCGCAAGCCAGATCCTGCACGACAAGCTGTGGTGGCATGGTCCAGAATTTCTTTCCTCCCCCGTCGAAATGTGGCCGGAAGGCGTTGTATCGATACCATTTAAACCCGAACTGGAAGTGGAAATGCGTCCAATGGTTTCTCTTCACGCAATAGAAGAAAACTTCAACATCTTCACTCGATTTTCGGAGCTAGCAAAGTTATTACGAGTCGTTTCCTACTGTTATCGCTTTCGAAAAAACTGCAAACTTCCGGAAAATGAGCGTATTCCATCATCCTTGTCGCCTGAAGAAGTAGACATTACACTCAAGTCCCTTATTCGAATTGCACAGCACCAGGAATTTCCCACGGAAGTCCGTTTGCATAGCCACACCAAGTCTGGCAATGCTGTCTCACTCGCCTCGAAATCGCCACTCAAAAATCTGAATATTATGATGGATGAATTCGGACTTCTTCGGATTGATGgacgtttaaaaaatttgaatgcacCGTTCGATACTCGACATCCAATTCTGTTGCCGGCAAATCATCAACTGAGCTTGTTGATTGCTAGATCGATTCATTTGCAGACACTTCATGGAGGACCTTCACTTCTCCTTGCAACAATTCGCCAACGTTTTTGGCCACTACGGGGTCGAGAGTTAGCTCGGAAGATTGTACGCCAGTGCGTAATCTGCTTCAGGTGCAATCCtacaactacaaaccaaatcaTGGCACCTCTACCATCAGTACGCCTAAAACCAGCCCGAGCTTTTACCTATTCAGGAATGGACTACTGTGGGCCGTTTTTCGTTCGTCCGCTGTTTGGGAAAGGTGCGTCGGTTAAAGTTTACGTTGCGTTGTTCGTCTGCTTGGTGGTGAAGGCCGTGCATCTCGAAGTCGTCGCTGACTTGTCGACCGTCGCGTGCATCAACGCCGTCAAACGTTTTGTCGCCAGTCGTGGCCGCGTTCTCGAATTGCACTGCGACAATGCAACCGCTTTCGTCGGGGCGGATCGCGAATTGCGTCGACTTCGGAAGGAGTTCCAGCAACAATTCAAGTCGAAGGAATGGGGCGAATTCTGCGCAGGACACGGCATCATCTTTCGCTTCATCCCAGCCCGCTCACCACACTTTGGTGGCCTCTGGGAAGCCGGAGTGAAGTCCTTTAAGTATCATTTTCGTCGCATAATGGGACAAAAGGCTTTCTCAATGGACCAACTCCTGACCATCGTTGCACAGATTGAATCTGTATTGAACTCTCGCCCACTCATTCCTTTAACCGACACTCCGGACGACCTCTCATCGCTTACTCCTGGTCACTTCCTCATTGG